A genomic window from Streptomyces sp. NBC_01429 includes:
- a CDS encoding spherulation-specific family 4 protein yields MPYLTSADGRLSATRESRLGFGVPGYAHPLLAPVEWAELTRPGTPLHWAVLNVADGPGDRPDPHCLAAAGRLTNTGTRVLGHLDLAYGARPFGEIATDAGRFLDWYRVGGFFLDRCPAGRAELADVRRTTAVLEAMLDDGPGSPPEQAHERRYDGGYIVLGHGRHPYPGYAGAADQLVTFSGPWTDYRWSQAAPWTADYPAERFVHLVHGVPRTHLEEAMRIARWQGAGTIFFTDRTGHHDRTGHGSPFEALPGYWDEIVSRVGPGVSE; encoded by the coding sequence GTGCCGTATCTGACCAGCGCGGACGGCCGGCTCTCCGCCACGCGGGAGAGCCGGCTCGGCTTCGGTGTGCCGGGGTACGCGCATCCGCTGCTCGCTCCGGTCGAGTGGGCCGAGCTGACCCGGCCGGGCACCCCGCTGCACTGGGCCGTTCTCAATGTCGCCGACGGTCCCGGCGACCGGCCCGACCCGCACTGCCTCGCGGCGGCGGGCCGGCTCACCAACACCGGCACCAGAGTGCTCGGCCATCTCGACCTGGCGTACGGCGCCCGGCCCTTCGGCGAGATCGCCACCGACGCCGGACGCTTCCTCGACTGGTACCGCGTCGGCGGGTTCTTCCTCGACCGCTGCCCGGCCGGCCGCGCGGAGCTGGCCGACGTACGGCGGACGACGGCGGTCCTCGAAGCGATGCTGGACGACGGTCCCGGCTCGCCGCCCGAGCAGGCCCACGAACGCCGGTACGACGGCGGGTACATCGTCCTGGGGCACGGCAGGCATCCGTACCCCGGATACGCGGGGGCCGCCGACCAGTTGGTCACCTTCTCCGGGCCGTGGACGGATTACCGCTGGTCACAGGCGGCTCCCTGGACGGCGGACTATCCGGCCGAGCGCTTCGTCCATCTCGTCCACGGGGTGCCGCGCACCCATCTGGAGGAGGCGATGCGGATCGCCCGCTGGCAGGGCGCGGGCACGATCTTCTTCACCGACCGCACCGGTCACCACGACCGGACGGGCCACGGCAGCCCCTTCGAGGCGCTGCCCGGCTACTGGGACGAGATCGTCTCGCGAGTCGGACCGGGTGTCTCGGAATGA
- a CDS encoding alpha/beta hydrolase, protein MPTFSARRGTALAVTAAALLAASGCSDSGNSRSGNSVGGNSPAGSSRSADAPGKLASQRLDWKACPAPSASEGGGPSPSPLPGGTPWECATMKAPLDYAKPDGDTIDLALIRAKARDTKQRIGSLVFNFGGPGGSGITGLPAFASDYEKLRARYDLVSFDPRGVGLSAGVRCESDQQLDAYFAQNGSPSTPAEQKTYVKGLSDFASACEKNSGKVLPHVGTTNAARDMELMRQVLGDKKLHYFGISYGTELGGVYAHLYPKSVGRAVFDAVVDPTQDSEQGSIGQAKGFQLALTNFEKDCVARGSACKLPGTTPKEIESFITKLLDRIGKRPITGIGSRKLTETQATNGIAQSLYSKDFWPYLEQGLDEADGGNGALLLALSDSMNGRDQYGKYSNIQAANAAVNCADSKERYTLAQTKAKLPEFRKASPVFGDFLGWGLMSCSKWPVAGQWTHPDVSAHGSAPIVIIGNTGDPATPYAGAKAMSDALGKGVGVEVTYHGQGHGSYDSGDKCVQGAVNDYLLNGKVPSAGTVCR, encoded by the coding sequence ATGCCAACCTTCTCCGCCCGGCGCGGCACGGCTCTCGCCGTCACCGCCGCCGCACTGCTGGCCGCCTCAGGATGCTCCGACAGCGGGAACTCCCGCAGCGGGAACTCGGTGGGAGGCAACTCCCCCGCCGGATCGTCCCGGAGCGCCGACGCCCCCGGCAAACTCGCGTCCCAGCGGCTCGACTGGAAGGCGTGCCCCGCGCCGTCGGCCTCGGAGGGCGGCGGTCCCTCGCCGTCCCCGCTGCCCGGCGGCACGCCGTGGGAGTGCGCCACCATGAAGGCGCCGCTCGACTACGCCAAGCCGGACGGTGACACGATCGACCTGGCCCTCATCCGGGCCAAGGCGCGCGACACGAAGCAGCGGATCGGCTCGCTCGTCTTCAACTTCGGCGGCCCCGGCGGCTCGGGCATCACCGGGCTGCCCGCCTTCGCGAGCGACTACGAGAAGCTCCGCGCCCGCTACGACCTGGTCAGCTTCGACCCGCGCGGGGTCGGCCTCAGCGCCGGCGTCCGGTGCGAGAGCGACCAGCAGCTCGACGCGTACTTCGCCCAGAACGGTTCGCCGTCCACGCCCGCCGAGCAGAAGACGTACGTCAAGGGACTGTCGGACTTCGCCTCGGCCTGCGAGAAGAACTCCGGCAAGGTGCTCCCGCACGTCGGTACGACCAACGCCGCGCGCGACATGGAGCTGATGCGCCAGGTCCTCGGGGACAAGAAGCTGCACTACTTCGGGATCTCGTACGGCACCGAACTGGGCGGCGTCTACGCGCACCTGTATCCGAAGTCCGTCGGCCGCGCGGTCTTCGACGCCGTGGTCGACCCCACCCAGGACTCCGAGCAGGGCTCGATCGGCCAGGCGAAGGGCTTCCAGCTCGCCCTGACCAACTTCGAGAAGGACTGTGTGGCGCGCGGCAGCGCCTGCAAGCTGCCGGGCACCACGCCGAAGGAGATCGAGTCCTTCATCACCAAGCTGCTCGACCGGATCGGCAAGCGGCCCATCACGGGGATCGGCAGCCGGAAGCTGACCGAGACCCAGGCGACCAACGGCATCGCCCAGTCGCTCTACTCGAAGGACTTCTGGCCGTATCTGGAGCAGGGTCTCGACGAGGCGGACGGCGGCAACGGCGCCCTGCTGCTCGCGCTGTCCGACTCGATGAACGGGCGCGACCAGTACGGGAAGTACAGCAACATCCAGGCGGCCAACGCTGCGGTCAACTGCGCCGACTCCAAGGAGCGCTACACCCTGGCGCAGACGAAGGCGAAGCTCCCCGAGTTCCGCAAGGCGTCCCCCGTCTTCGGTGACTTCCTCGGCTGGGGGCTGATGAGCTGCTCCAAGTGGCCGGTGGCCGGGCAGTGGACCCACCCGGACGTCAGCGCGCACGGCTCGGCCCCGATCGTGATCATCGGCAACACCGGTGACCCGGCGACTCCGTACGCGGGCGCCAAGGCGATGTCCGACGCGCTGGGCAAGGGGGTCGGCGTGGAGGTCACGTACCACGGTCAGGGCCACGGGTCGTACGACAGCGGCGACAAGTGCGTCCAGGGCGCGGTCAACGACTATCTGCTGAACGGCAAGGTCCCGTCGGCCGGTACGGTCTGCCGCTGA
- the moeZ gene encoding adenylyltransferase/sulfurtransferase MoeZ, with the protein MSLPPLVEPAAELTVDEVRRYSRHLIIPDVGMEGQKRLKNAKVLCVGAGGLGSPALMYLAAAGVGTLGIVEFDEVDESNLQRQIIHSQADIGRSKAASARDSVLGINPYVNVILHEERLEAENVMEIFSQYDLIVDGTDNFATRYLVNDACVLLDKPYVWGSIYRFDGQASVFWSEHGPCYRCLYPEPPPPGMVPSCAEGGVLGVLCASIGSIQVTEAIKLLAGIGDPLVGRLMIYDALEMQYRQVKVRKDPDCAVCGPNATVTELIDYEAFCGVVSEEAQEAAAGSTITPKQLKEWIDDGENIEIIDVREPNEYEIVSIPGAKLIPKNEFLMGTALATLPQDKKIVLHCKTGVRSAEVLAVLKSAGFSDAVHVGGGVIGWVNQIEPSKPIY; encoded by the coding sequence GTGTCGTTGCCACCCCTGGTCGAGCCCGCTGCCGAGCTGACCGTCGACGAGGTCCGCAGGTACTCCCGTCATCTGATCATCCCGGACGTCGGGATGGAGGGTCAGAAGCGGCTGAAGAACGCCAAGGTGCTGTGTGTGGGCGCCGGAGGTCTCGGCTCCCCGGCCCTGATGTACCTGGCCGCCGCCGGTGTCGGCACGCTCGGCATCGTGGAGTTCGACGAGGTCGACGAGTCGAACCTCCAGCGGCAGATCATTCACAGCCAGGCCGACATCGGCCGGTCCAAGGCGGCGTCCGCACGGGACTCCGTCCTCGGGATCAACCCCTATGTGAACGTGATCCTTCACGAAGAGCGGCTCGAGGCCGAGAACGTGATGGAGATCTTCTCGCAGTACGACCTGATCGTGGACGGCACGGACAACTTCGCCACCCGCTACCTGGTCAACGACGCCTGCGTGCTGCTGGACAAGCCGTACGTGTGGGGCTCGATCTACCGGTTCGACGGCCAGGCCAGCGTGTTCTGGTCCGAGCACGGCCCCTGCTACCGCTGCCTCTACCCGGAGCCCCCGCCCCCCGGCATGGTCCCCTCCTGCGCCGAGGGCGGCGTGCTGGGCGTGCTCTGCGCGTCCATCGGCTCCATCCAGGTCACCGAGGCGATCAAGCTCCTCGCGGGCATCGGCGACCCGCTGGTCGGCCGGCTGATGATCTACGACGCCCTGGAGATGCAGTACCGCCAGGTCAAGGTCCGCAAGGACCCCGACTGCGCGGTCTGCGGCCCGAACGCCACCGTCACCGAGCTGATCGACTACGAGGCGTTCTGCGGCGTCGTGTCCGAGGAGGCGCAGGAGGCGGCGGCCGGATCGACGATCACTCCCAAGCAGCTCAAGGAGTGGATCGACGACGGCGAGAACATCGAGATCATCGATGTCCGGGAGCCGAACGAGTACGAGATCGTCTCGATCCCCGGCGCCAAGCTGATCCCGAAGAACGAGTTCCTGATGGGCACCGCCCTGGCGACGCTGCCGCAGGACAAGAAGATCGTCCTGCACTGCAAGACGGGTGTCCGCAGCGCGGAGGTCCTCGCGGTCCTCAAGTCGGCGGGCTTCTCCGACGCGGTGCACGTCGGCGGCGGAGTCATCGGCTGGGTGAACCAGATCGAGCCGAGCAAGCCCATTTACTGA